In Actinomycetota bacterium, the genomic window CTCCAGGGTGACCGGGAGCGACGGCCCGTCGGTGCCGGCACGAGTCAGCAGGCAGTCGATGGTGACTGTGCCCTCGCCCTGCTCGGCGAACAGCAGTTGCCCCGAGAGGGAGATGGTGGTGGTGGGCTTTCCCATGGTCTCTGTATCGGCATATACCCCGCCGGACTGGAGCCCCACCCTCCGCCGGCTCATTCCGAGCTCCAGGTGGAGCGGAAGTCGGCGTAGAGGGTCAGCCCGCCGTCCACGTAGATGGTCTGGCCGCAGATGTAGGCGCCTCCGTCGGAGAGGAGGAAAGCTGTGACTTCGGCCATCTCCTCGGCCGTGCCCGCCCGCCCTATGGGGATGTTGGCCGTGACCTGCTCGCGCTTGTGGGGGTCGTCGAGCCACGAGCGGTTGATGGGGGTGACCGTGGCGCCGGGGCCGATGCCGTTGACCCGGATCCCGCGACCGGCGTACTCCAGGGCCAGGGTGGTGGTCAGGTTGCCCATGGCCCCCTTGCTCAGGGCGTAGCTCAGGAACCGGGGCTTGGGGATGACCTGGTGCACTGACGACACGTTGACGATGGCCCCCGGGCGCCCGCCTTCCAGCAGGCCGGCGATGTGCTCGCGGGCGCACAGGAAGGCCCCCCGGATGTTGACGGCCATGACCCGGTCGAAGTCGGCGGCCGCCAGCCGGTGGGAGTCCTGGGCCGACTGGATTCCGGCATTGTTGACCAGGAAGTCGACCGGTCCCAGCTCGGCCCGGGCCCGGGCGAACATGGCCTTCACCTGGTCCTCGTCGGACACGTCCGCCCTGACCAGGACGGCCCGGCCCGGCCCGGGGCAGTTGTTGACCTCGTCGATGCAGCCGGCCACGCCCTCGTCGATGGCCTGGCGGGTGCTCTCGGCGCCGCCCGGCTCGCCGACGTAGTTGACGGCCACGTTGGCGCCCTCGTGGCCCAGCTTGACGGCGATGGCCTGGCCGATGCCCGAGCCTCCCCCGGT contains:
- a CDS encoding glucose 1-dehydrogenase, with the translated sequence MEGLQGRTAIVTGGGSGIGQAIAVKLGHEGANVAVNYVGEPGGAESTRQAIDEGVAGCIDEVNNCPGPGRAVLVRADVSDEDQVKAMFARARAELGPVDFLVNNAGIQSAQDSHRLAAADFDRVMAVNIRGAFLCAREHIAGLLEGGRPGAIVNVSSVHQVIPKPRFLSYALSKGAMGNLTTTLALEYAGRGIRVNGIGPGATVTPINRSWLDDPHKREQVTANIPIGRAGTAEEMAEVTAFLLSDGGAYICGQTIYVDGGLTLYADFRSTWSSE